GCGGCCGCCGAGAAGCGATCCGCCCAGCTGCTGGAGTTGCGGGGGGCGAGTCCGGATCATCCGGTGCTCCTGAGCATGCCGGAAACCAATTATCTCAAGTGCGCGGTGCTCCATATCGCGTGATGCGGGCAATGCGAAGCCGCCGTCCACTTTCATCCTTACTGGGTGGCGCAACTCGTCATATGCGGCTGCTCCACTCAGAAAAAACGCCTCGGCATCACCACAACTGGCTCATAAAAACCAGATTACAGCAACTCTCCCAAGGAAGCGGCAAAGGCTGGGAGCGCAGGCGTCCCCGCCTGCCAGGCGGCGAAGCCGCCGTCCACTTTCATCCTAAACGGGCGCCACAATGCGGCACGAAGGCCAGCACCACATTCTCTTCGCGCTCCTTCTTGAAAGTACGGACGGGGACCCGGGGAGCGTGCACGACACTTGTACTGCTTTCGGTATGCGCTGGCATGCGCTGGCATGCGCCGCCTCGCTTCGCTATACTCGCCGGATACACCAGACCAACGCACGAGAGGAGCTTTCATGCGCAGCGTACGCGATTTCGGGGCTATCGGGGATGGCGTGGCGGACGATACCGCCGCAATCCAGCATGCCATTCAGGAGAACGTCAACGAGGTGGTGTTCCCCCCCGGCAACTACCGCATCACGAAGACCATCACCATCGACCTGGCCACAACCGGTTTTGTCAGCCTCGCCGGCAGCGGCGGGACCGCGAAGATCCTCATGGAGGGGGCCGGCCCCGCGCTCGACTTCCGCGGCAACCACGGCGGCACGGCGGGCCCGGAGACCTTCCAGGACGGCATCTGGGCGCGCGAGCGCATGCCGCTGGTGCAGGGCCTCGAGATCGAAGGGCGCCACCCCGAGGCGGACGGCATCCATTGCCACCAGACCGCGATGAGCACCTTTGAAAGCGTGCTCCTGCGGAAACTCCGCCACGGCATCCACCTCACGGAGCGCGCGCGGAACGTCCTCATCAGCCACTGCCACATCTACGACAACAGCGGCGTGGGCGTGTTTCTCGATCACGTGAACCTGCACCAGATCATTGTCGCGAGCAGCCACATCAGCTACAACAAGCTTTCGGGCATCAAGATCCTCAACGGCGAAGTCCGCAACGTGCAGATCACGGGCAACGACATCGAATACAACTACGACCGGCATGTTTCGGAAGGCGCGCCCGCAAGCGCGGAGATCTGGATCGAGACCACCGGCGAGAAGGCCACCATCCGCGAAGGGACCATCGCGAGCAACACCATCCAGTCGCGCTTTTCGCCAGGCGGCGCGAATATCCGCTTCATCAGCCGCCCCGAAGCCAACCTGCACGCGGGCCTCTTCGCCATCAGCGGGAACCTCATCGGCAGCCAGGAAACCAATATCGACCTGGTGTCGGCGCGGGGCGTATCGATATCCGGCAACGTGATCTACAGCGGCCACCAGCGCAACCTGCGGGCGACCAATTGCCGGAGCATTGCGGTTGCCGGGAACACTTTCGATCACAACGGCGATTACCTGCCGAAGGAACTGGCCACGGGCATCACGTTTGACGGCTGCACCGACTGCACGCTGACCGGCTCCATCATTCACGACGCCTTTGCGGGAGAGCACACCGTGAACACCCCGGTGACGCTGGAACGGAAGGGGCTGGTTGAGATCATCGGATGCCAACGAATGACCGTTAGCGCCTGCCAGATCCTGGACCCAGGCCTGCCGGGAATCTACCTCGATTCCTGCGATCTGGTGAACATCCAGGGTTGCTCGATCCTCGATTCCCGCGAAGAAAACAAGATGCCCCACGCCATCCACTGGACCGGCCCCGGCCAGGCCAACCAGATCGGAAACTGCACGCTCGGCCAGGGCGGCGCGGGGGCCATCAACGCGGCGGCGGAGGCGAACGTGAAGGTCGGGGACAACGTGGAAGTGGCGTAATCTGAAAGCGGATAACCCGGCCGCGGTTCCGCCGGGATCGGGTATACTGAGCGTATAAAACGACAGGGAGCAGATGCGCTTTCGATACCATGATTGAACACACCATTACATTGCACGGGCCCGGCGCTGGCGGCGGCAAACCAAGGCCAGCCGCCGCGGCCCCGCTGCTGTCCGTGCTGGAGCCCGCGCTCCGGGACAATCTTCGCCTGGCCTTTTTCTCGTCCAGCCGCATCAAAGGTCGCCCGTCCCGCCCGTTGCAGAAGGCGTGGGCGATCCGCCTCGCCGGGCTGCGCGCGGGCCAGGACGGCGCGACCGTGCTGGTCTTCGAGGCCCCCACGCTGGGCGAAGCCGCGCCAGCGCTCTACGATCAGCGCGATCTGTGGGACGACGCGCCGGGCCCCGACGAAACCGCGCTTGATCTTCTGGGGTATACGCTCGCCGACATCGGCGCCCGCCTGGATACGAGTAACCGGTTCGATCTCCCGCTCCTGCGCCGGATCCACCAGTTTCGGCGGGCGCTGGATCACGGGGTTTCCCGCATCACGATCAGCGGCCAGCGCCGGGCGCCGCGCCGGGATATACCGGCGATCGAACAACCGCTGATCGAAGCGGTGGGCCGGTTGATCAGCACGACCCCATCGCCGCGCCGCGTCCGGGTTCAGGGCGTTCTCGACATGGTGCGCTGCAGCGATCGCGTGTTTGAGGTCGAGACGGGCGGCGGCGAGCGCCTGCGCGCGGTCTGGACGCCCATGGACCTGGCGCCGCTCAAGGAATACCTGAACACGGGGGTGCTTATCGAGGGAGACGCCAGTTTTCGCCCCAATGGCAAGGTGCTGCGTGTGGATGTGGACGCGATCCGGCCGGCGCTTCCGGAAGACGCGTTTTTCTCCGTGCTGCCCCGGCCCGAGCCCAATCCGGCGCAAGCGGCGCATTTGCCTGACCGCGGTTCGCGGGCGAATGGCGGCCTGGCTTCCCTGGCCGGGGCCTGGCCCGGGGATGAGTCCGCCGAAGAACTGCTTGCGACCCTGGCGGACCTCGGGCGGTGAGCGAGCCCCCCAATTACATGTTGGATACGGGGCTGGTGCTGCATATCGTGCGCGGTTCCGCCGCCTTTCAGGCAATTGACACGATATACCAACTTACTCAGTCCCGATTCCGCCCCTTGATATGCGTCGTAACGCGCGGGGAAATTCGCGCCATCGCATACCGGCGCGGCTGGGGTGAGAAAAAGCTCCGGGAACTGGACGCGCTGCTGGATAAACTCGTATACATTGACATTAGCGATCCGGCGGTTATCGAAGCGTACGCCCGGCTGAGCGCATGCGCCACGGAGCGCGGCTGGGCGCTTCACAGCCAGAAGAACGATCTGTGGATAGCCGCCGCCGCACAAGTGACCGGATCCGTCTTGCTCACCATGGACCACGATTTCACCAGCGCGCATGAGGACGGCCTTATCAAGCGTGTACTGTTCGATCACGTAACCGGCGCGGTCGTGCCGTAGACACGTTTTCGCACGAGGGAGTAAGGATTCCATGGATACATTGTTTTCCGCGCGCGGATTCGCCGTGCTGGTCGCCCTTGTTGTGGCCCTGTTCGCCCCCGGGCAGGAGCGCGATCCCAACCTGCCAGCGGACTATGAGGCGAGCCTGGCGGCGATGTCCGCCGCGTTCGCGGGGGGCGCGCTCGAACTGGAAGATGGAACGAAGCTTGCCTGGCATATTCGCGACGGGGATGGGCCGAACCTGGTGCTGATTCCCGGGAGCTGGGGCGACTACCTGAGCTTCAACCGCTTCGTACCCCATCTCGACGCGAACCTGCGCATCATCATCATTGAGCTGCGCGGGCACGGCGACAGCGGCAATCACCAGATGGGCGCCACGATGGCCGATCTGGCGGACGATGTCATGCGCGTGGTGGCGCATCTCGGCCTGGACCGCTACTACTTGGGCGGCCACAGCATCGGCGGCATGCTCGCCGTCGAAATCGCCGGACGCGCGCCGGAAGGCCTGGCGGGCGCCATCCCGATGGAGGGCTGGACGCACCACACGGTCCAGTTCAACGCCTTTGGCCACCTCGGGCCGTTTCCGTCCACGCCGGCCGTCGCCGCGGAGCGCGCCGCCAACCGCGACCGCGGCCAGGCGCGCCTCACGCCGGAGGAGATCCGGGATTTCGCATCCATCTGGCGGAAGTGGGACGGGTACGAGGCGCTCCTGGCGACCTCAACACCGATGCTGCAACTCTGGGGCGATCGCGGGCAGAAGGAGCGGCCCGGGCGCGCCATGATGCAGATCCCGGACCGCGAAAACATCCAGATCTTCTGGATTCCGAACGCCTCGCACGCGCACCTCGTGGAGCAGCCCGAAGCCGGGGCCCAGGCCGTGAACGCGTTTATTCGCTCGGTGGAGGCGCAGGCGGCAGCAGGTGCTCCCGCAGAAAGTCCATGATCAGGGCGTCGCGCGCTTCGCCACGGCCCTCGAAGCCGCACGCCACCACGCAGGGGACTCCCGCCGCATCCAGCTTCTCCTTCAGGGCGAAGCCGAAGCGCGGGTGGTGTATCCCCACGCGCAGCGAGGTCACCGGCGCGTCCGCCGCGCTGTTGTAGGTCATGAGGACGGGCGGATCGTCCGGGGTGATGTGTGTGATCGGCGCTGTCTCTTCGAAGAGGCGGTACTTTTCCTCGGGCAGGTTGTCGATCTCGCTCGACTTGACGCCAAACAGGTAGCCCAGCGCGGGATGCTCCCAGGTGGCCATCTCGGGGATCAGCGCGCGGACGTAGCGTGGGTCGTAGGAGGCCTGCCCGTTCTCCGCGGCGATGCACGCGAGCCGGCTCGACTCGCGAAGCACGGGATCGGTGTTGTCGGGGTCCGCCAGGTCCTCGTGGAAGCCGAGCCAGAGCGACAGGCCCGCGCCGGCGGAATCTCCGTTCGCCGCGATGCGCGCGGGGTCGATGTTCCATTCCGCCGCGCGGTGGCGCAGGTACTGGATCGCCCGCGCCGCGTCGTGAAACGGGACCGGCGCCATGACCTCATCGGTCAGCCGGTAGGTGATCGCCGCAACGGAGATGCCGGATTCCAGGCAGGCCGCCAGCAGCCGGTTGCTCACCTTCTTGTTGCCGCCCCGGAAGCCCCCGCCGTGGATGGAGACGAGGAGCGGCGTGGGGGAGTCCGACGGCGCGAGCCACACGTCCATCACGTTGCGCCCGTGCGGACCGTAGGCGACGTTGGCACGGGTAGGCGCGACCACCGGCACAAACGGGGCCTCGGGCTGCGGCTTCAGGAGCGTCTCCCGCAGGAACGCCAGCGCGGCCGACCAGGCTTCGTCGCGCACGGCCGCCGAACCGCGGAGGTTGTGGCCGCCCGCCTCAAAGAGCAGCAGGCGGCTCTCCGGGCGCACGGCCTTCATGGCCTCGTACATCCGCTCCGACTGCTTCCAGTACACGGTGCGGTCGTCCTTGCAATGCGCGAGCAGCATCGGCGCGTCGCCCGTGGACACGTGGTAGTAGGGCGAGGCCTGACGCCAGACCGCGCTTTCCGGGGAGAAGGGCTCCCCGATCCAGGCGCCGTTCGTCCTCCGTTTCTCCGGATTGTTCTCGTTCTCGTTGCTCTCGCGAAAGCGCTCGATGAAATCGAAGACCCCGGCATAGGTCACGGCGGCCTGCACCCGGCTGGAGACCCCGGCGTTGCCGCCATCGCCCTCCAGGTCGGGGTGATCCGATACCGCCAGCATCGCCGCCAGATGCCCGCCCGCCGACTGGCCAAACGCGCCGATCCGCGCGGGGTCGATGGAGAGCAGCCCGGCCTTCGCGCGCAGGAACCGGACCGCCGCCTTGGTGTCGTGCACCGCCGCCGGAAACGGATGCTCCGGCCAGCCGCGGTACCCGATGCTCGCCGCCGCGAAGCCCGCCTCCGCAAAACGCCGCGCGGTGTCCCCGAATCTGTCCTTGACCTGCGGGCGGAATCCCCCGCCGGGAATAACCACAATGCAGGGGACGGGTTCCGGCGTCGAGGCGGGAACATAAAGGTCCAGCAGGAGGGTCGCTTCGCCATAAGCGGCGAAGGGCAGGCTCCGGTAGACCGAGACGGCGCCGTCGAGCGGCTCGGGCGCGGGAAGGTCGGCGGCGAAAAGCGCGATGGCGGGCAGGAGCAGGGCAATCATGGCCGGGGTATCCTGGGGTTGAGGTGAACCAGAGGCATTGGTAACACTTTAGCGGTCTGAAGTGCGGAACAGTATGTGTTTTTACTAATGGAGCCGGTGTGCATGGAGCGCCGGCGGCCCGCCGGCTTTGCACCGAAGGTGCAAGAATACGTTGCCGGGGTCCTCCGACGACACGCGGCTTCTGATGCAACGGTAGCATTTCCAGAATGCTGTATTGCGCCGGTGGCGCAATCTGCCGGCGAGCCGCCGGCGCTCCATAGATCAACGTAGTCTTTATTCAGCAAGT
This is a stretch of genomic DNA from Candidatus Hydrogenedentota bacterium. It encodes these proteins:
- a CDS encoding right-handed parallel beta-helix repeat-containing protein: MRSVRDFGAIGDGVADDTAAIQHAIQENVNEVVFPPGNYRITKTITIDLATTGFVSLAGSGGTAKILMEGAGPALDFRGNHGGTAGPETFQDGIWARERMPLVQGLEIEGRHPEADGIHCHQTAMSTFESVLLRKLRHGIHLTERARNVLISHCHIYDNSGVGVFLDHVNLHQIIVASSHISYNKLSGIKILNGEVRNVQITGNDIEYNYDRHVSEGAPASAEIWIETTGEKATIREGTIASNTIQSRFSPGGANIRFISRPEANLHAGLFAISGNLIGSQETNIDLVSARGVSISGNVIYSGHQRNLRATNCRSIAVAGNTFDHNGDYLPKELATGITFDGCTDCTLTGSIIHDAFAGEHTVNTPVTLERKGLVEIIGCQRMTVSACQILDPGLPGIYLDSCDLVNIQGCSILDSREENKMPHAIHWTGPGQANQIGNCTLGQGGAGAINAAAEANVKVGDNVEVA
- a CDS encoding PIN domain-containing protein codes for the protein MSEPPNYMLDTGLVLHIVRGSAAFQAIDTIYQLTQSRFRPLICVVTRGEIRAIAYRRGWGEKKLRELDALLDKLVYIDISDPAVIEAYARLSACATERGWALHSQKNDLWIAAAAQVTGSVLLTMDHDFTSAHEDGLIKRVLFDHVTGAVVP
- a CDS encoding alpha/beta hydrolase produces the protein MDTLFSARGFAVLVALVVALFAPGQERDPNLPADYEASLAAMSAAFAGGALELEDGTKLAWHIRDGDGPNLVLIPGSWGDYLSFNRFVPHLDANLRIIIIELRGHGDSGNHQMGATMADLADDVMRVVAHLGLDRYYLGGHSIGGMLAVEIAGRAPEGLAGAIPMEGWTHHTVQFNAFGHLGPFPSTPAVAAERAANRDRGQARLTPEEIRDFASIWRKWDGYEALLATSTPMLQLWGDRGQKERPGRAMMQIPDRENIQIFWIPNASHAHLVEQPEAGAQAVNAFIRSVEAQAAAGAPAESP
- a CDS encoding alpha/beta hydrolase, with the protein product MIALLLPAIALFAADLPAPEPLDGAVSVYRSLPFAAYGEATLLLDLYVPASTPEPVPCIVVIPGGGFRPQVKDRFGDTARRFAEAGFAAASIGYRGWPEHPFPAAVHDTKAAVRFLRAKAGLLSIDPARIGAFGQSAGGHLAAMLAVSDHPDLEGDGGNAGVSSRVQAAVTYAGVFDFIERFRESNENENNPEKRRTNGAWIGEPFSPESAVWRQASPYYHVSTGDAPMLLAHCKDDRTVYWKQSERMYEAMKAVRPESRLLLFEAGGHNLRGSAAVRDEAWSAALAFLRETLLKPQPEAPFVPVVAPTRANVAYGPHGRNVMDVWLAPSDSPTPLLVSIHGGGFRGGNKKVSNRLLAACLESGISVAAITYRLTDEVMAPVPFHDAARAIQYLRHRAAEWNIDPARIAANGDSAGAGLSLWLGFHEDLADPDNTDPVLRESSRLACIAAENGQASYDPRYVRALIPEMATWEHPALGYLFGVKSSEIDNLPEEKYRLFEETAPITHITPDDPPVLMTYNSAADAPVTSLRVGIHHPRFGFALKEKLDAAGVPCVVACGFEGRGEARDALIMDFLREHLLPPAPPPSE